The following proteins are co-located in the Amyelois transitella isolate CPQ chromosome W, ilAmyTran1.1, whole genome shotgun sequence genome:
- the LOC132904089 gene encoding uncharacterized protein LOC132904089 yields MEEIFSDLLAEPSNQFEGFVRMSASDFELILSKVGPLIEKQKTRFRVPIPAKTRLAVTLRYLATGDSYRSLHYLFKMSYQVISNIVRECCTALISVLKDMIKLPENENEWPQKESDFRDTFPHCLGAIDGKHVVLVSPIHSGSDYFNYKHSFSIVLMALVDRNFCFMFCDIGSKGRISDGGIFRDCVLFEKLQKNSLNIPQPEPLSDGDVNMPYVFVADNAFPLHPNIIKPFPGDHPQGSMQRNFNRKLSSVRIVVENAFGVMSARFRVLRKPIALQPSEAYITF; encoded by the coding sequence ATGGAAGAAATATTCTCCGACCTACTAGCTGAACCAAGCAACCAGTTTGAGGGATTCGTTCGAATGTCAGCATCTGATTTCGAGTTAATTTTAAGCAAAGTTGGGCCTTtgatagaaaaacaaaaaactagaTTTCGTGTACCCATACCTGCCAAAACTCGACTAGCAGTTACTTTACGATATCTAGCTACAGGAGATAGCTATAGAAGCTTACATTATTTGTTCAAGATGTCTTACCAAGTTATTTCCAATATTGTAAGGGAATGTTGCACTGCTCTCATATCTGTATTGAAAGATATGATCAAGTTACCTGAGAATGAAAACGAATGGCCACAAAAGGAATCTGATTTTAGGGATACATTTCCTCATTGCTTGGGAGCAATCGATGGTAAACATGTTGTCTTGGTGTCACCGATTCACAGTGGGTCtgactattttaattataagcaTTCGTTTAGTATTGTGTTGATGGCCTTAGTGGAtcgtaatttttgtttcatgttCTGCGATATAGGCAGTAAGGGTAGAATCAGTGATGGTGGTATATTCAGAGATTGTGTTTTATTCGAAAAGCTTCAGAAAAATTCCTTAAACATTCCGCAACCTGAACCACTTTCTGATGGCGATGTAAATATGCCTTACGTTTTTGTTGCTGACAATGCATTTCCATTACACCCAAACATAATAAAACCTTTTCCCGGAGACCACCCTCAAGGAAGTATGCAACGAAATTTCAATCGTAAACTTTCTTCTGTTCGTATTGTTGTGGAAAACGCATTTGGTGTTATGTCTGCACGATTTCGAGTACTTAGAAAACCTATAGCTCTACAACCAAGCGAAGCTTACATAactttttaa
- the LOC106141163 gene encoding uncharacterized protein LOC106141163 → MEWSNEKVIAFLELLQTEPCLWDPKLKTFKNRGTQSDAWRRLMELVPFETTIEEMKKKKESLMGYYRTHLNKIKKSLKSGAGRDDVYTTNWFAFETMDNFLRGVYDSGRTFNTQTHDDIENLERSEGDGYNGNQNSPHFSTGTEAASPNIQEENETRPKENKSLNYSKKRQARDELPQEIKAARRQMDEAFEFMKDNKDDEYYMFGRLLASKLKKNKKSKHA, encoded by the exons ATGGAGTGGAGTAACGAGAAAGTAATTGCGTTTCTCGAGCTTCTGCAAACAGAACCATGTTTGTGGGATCCAAAACTGAAAACTTTCAAGAATCGAGGAACGCAAAGTGATGCTTGGCGCCGACTGATGGAATTAGTACCTTTTGAAACAACTATtgaagaaatgaaaaaaaagaaggaaaGCCTGATGGGTTACTATAGAAcccatttaaataaaattaaaaaatctttgaaatccgGAGCTGGCAGAGATGACGTGTATACAACTAATTGGTTTGCTTTCGAAACGATGGACAATTTCCTACGAGGAGTATATGACAGTGGCCGCACATTTAATACGCAG acACATGACGACATTGAGAATCTAGAAAGAAGTGAAGGTGATGGGTATAATGGAAATCAGAATAGTCCTCATTTTTCTACTGGAACAGAAGCAGCTTCGCCAAATATACAAGAAGAAAATGAAACTCgtccaaaagaaaataaatctctaaattatagtaaaaaaagacAAGCGCGAGATGAGTTACCTCAAGAAATCAAAGCAGCGCGACGTCAAATGGATGAAGCTTTTGAATTCATGAAAGATAATAAAGATGATGAATATTACATGTTCGGAAGACTGCTCGCaagtaaactaaaaaaaaataagaaatccaAACACGCGTGA
- the LOC132904090 gene encoding uncharacterized protein LOC132904090 → MEKTFKKQIVKSAAAVKRKVGMINDTKNVNNMALEKIFKPIVDPLNLIANKNNEKWVENENNYIPSVGKKCKNESTSSYSSNEESNDTVSESDFPNNYNKTLTSTPSEDHNVSEGSFKSIASSPDNRQTLSWSTSSEVMDAIPFGVRHERGKLMLGNIRGFDNDNILKIGTRILKKTDGLRELLFKRKPDLEKVREEDLQNYKLLLIDTNAHRRNYESSKPINSNKGFKYINVIKPLLKFSKNMTSSVESLPQGKGIPLLKKVKKYTDYVYWDDPNELVERLKLLLGSRAAGNSGVDNEIIAVIEELREAGIINIEHKQLSPQKMSSIIRDL, encoded by the coding sequence atggaaaaaacatttaaaaaacaaatagttaagtcagcagcagctgttaaaagaaaagtggGGATGATTAACGACacaaaaaacgtaaataatatggcactggagaaaattttcaaacctaTTGTTGATCCCCTTAATTTGatagccaataaaaataatgaaaagtgggttgagaatgaaaataattacattcccTCTGTtgggaaaaaatgtaaaaatgaaagtacATCGTCTTATTCATCCAATGAAGAATCGAATGACACTGTTTCTGAAAGCGACTTTCctaataattacaacaaaaccTTAACTTCCACACCTTCTGAAGATCATAATGTCAGTGAAGGTTCGTTCAAATCTATTGCGTCTTCTCCAGATAATCGTCAAACTTTGTCGTGGTCTACATCATCAGAAGTAATGGATGCTATACCTTTTGGAGTAAGACATGAGCGGGGAAAACTAATGCTTGGCAATATTCGTGGTTTCGATAATGATAACATTCTGAAAATAGGAACTCGAATTTTAAAGAAGACAGATGGTTTAAGagagttactatttaaaaggaAACCTGATCTAGAAAAAGTCAGAGAGGAGgacttgcaaaattataaattgttactaaTTGATACTAATGCACATCGACGTAATTATGAGTCATCTAAACCTATAAACAGTAACaaaggttttaaatacattaatgtcattaagcctttattaaaattctcaaaaaatatgacttcaaGTGTAGAAAGTCTCCCTCAAGGAAAAGGTATTCCACttctgaaaaaagtaaaaaaatatactgattatgtttattgggaTGATCCCAACGAACTGGTAGAacgattaaaattgttgttaggATCACGAGCGGCTGGCAATAGTGGTgtagataatgaaattattgcagTCATAGAAGAATTACGAGAAGctggaattataaatatagaacataAACAGCTATCGCCACAGAAAATGAGCAGTATAATTCGAGATCTCTAA